In Gemmatimonadota bacterium, one DNA window encodes the following:
- a CDS encoding aldo/keto reductase, which translates to MAQDTVREVTTGTLPHRVLGKTGERVPILGYGSAPGGMGLSDEDAIALCHKVIDLGVTYIDTAPGYGRAHVQLGQVMAERRDEVFLVTKTAADEAEQALKILENGLKDLQTDHVDLVYVHSMGRRDVDRVLAPDGALAGLREAQRRGWTRFIGVTAHNAPWRTARVLREADIDVVMLAINLADRYTYNFENEVLPLAYEQNVGVAAMKVYGGAQGMTYQTPRTSALAAHGSHDHELALRYALGLPGVCTAVIGMFSEAELVQNLEWARRFTPLNAADGIALEALGREIAADWGPHYGAVE; encoded by the coding sequence ATGGCGCAGGATACTGTACGAGAGGTTACGACGGGTACGCTTCCCCATAGAGTCTTGGGCAAGACCGGGGAGCGGGTGCCCATTTTGGGATATGGATCTGCTCCTGGCGGGATGGGACTTTCAGACGAGGACGCCATTGCGCTTTGCCATAAGGTGATTGATCTGGGGGTGACGTATATCGATACAGCGCCCGGATATGGTCGCGCACATGTTCAACTGGGGCAGGTGATGGCGGAGCGGCGAGATGAGGTGTTTTTGGTGACCAAGACAGCGGCGGATGAAGCGGAACAAGCTCTGAAGATATTGGAGAATGGGCTGAAAGATTTACAGACAGATCACGTGGATCTGGTTTATGTGCATTCGATGGGCCGTAGAGATGTAGATCGGGTGCTGGCTCCCGACGGTGCGCTGGCAGGGCTGCGGGAAGCCCAGCGGCGGGGCTGGACGCGATTTATAGGGGTGACAGCGCACAATGCACCCTGGAGGACCGCTCGTGTGTTGCGGGAGGCGGATATAGATGTGGTGATGCTCGCCATAAATCTCGCGGATCGCTATACTTATAATTTTGAGAATGAGGTGTTGCCTCTGGCGTATGAGCAGAATGTGGGCGTGGCGGCAATGAAGGTTTATGGCGGGGCGCAGGGAATGACGTATCAAACGCCCAGGACTTCGGCTTTGGCCGCGCATGGATCGCACGATCACGAGTTGGCTCTGCGTTACGCGCTGGGATTGCCCGGTGTTTGCACGGCTGTGATCGGCATGTTTTCGGAGGCAGAGCTTGTGCAGAACTTGGAGTGGGCGCGGCGTTTTACACCTCTGAATGCAGCGGATGGTATTGCTCTTGAGGCTCTTGGTCGGGAGATTGCGGCGGATTGGGGACCGCATTACGGTGCAGTGGAGTAG